A genomic region of Dickeya solani IPO 2222 contains the following coding sequences:
- the cysT gene encoding sulfate ABC transporter permease subunit CysT: MSRRVSPVIPGFGLTLGFSLTYLGLLVLIPLAAMFLYASQLTLIQFWELITSRQVLFSLRLSFGSALTAAFVNGVLGTLLAWVLVRYTFPGRKIIDAMIDMPFALPTAVAGIALTSLYAPNGLIGSLFPFRIAYTGIGITLALIFVTLPFVVRTLQPVLADFPKEVEEASACLGASPWQTFRHVLLPAILPAWLTGFALAFARGVGEYGSVVFIAGNIPFKTEILPLLIVSKLDQYDYKGATGIGVFMLVVSFILLLLINLLQRRIQPKL; this comes from the coding sequence ATGTCGCGACGTGTTTCACCGGTAATTCCCGGTTTTGGCCTGACGCTGGGCTTTAGCCTTACCTATCTTGGACTGCTTGTCCTGATCCCGCTGGCGGCCATGTTTTTGTACGCCAGTCAGTTGACGCTGATCCAGTTCTGGGAACTGATCACCAGCCGCCAGGTGCTGTTTTCCCTGCGATTATCCTTTGGTTCCGCGCTGACGGCGGCATTCGTCAACGGCGTTTTGGGGACGCTGCTGGCCTGGGTGCTGGTGCGTTATACCTTTCCCGGCAGGAAGATTATCGACGCGATGATCGATATGCCGTTTGCCCTGCCTACCGCCGTGGCGGGGATTGCGCTGACGTCGCTGTATGCGCCGAACGGGCTGATTGGTTCGCTGTTTCCTTTCCGTATCGCCTACACGGGGATTGGCATCACGCTGGCGCTGATTTTTGTCACCCTGCCGTTTGTGGTACGCACGCTGCAGCCGGTGTTGGCTGATTTTCCCAAAGAAGTGGAAGAGGCTTCCGCCTGTCTGGGCGCCAGCCCGTGGCAGACCTTCCGCCATGTCCTGCTGCCGGCCATTCTGCCCGCCTGGCTTACCGGTTTTGCGCTGGCGTTCGCTCGCGGCGTGGGGGAGTACGGATCGGTGGTGTTCATTGCCGGCAACATTCCGTTCAAGACGGAAATTCTGCCGCTGCTGATTGTTTCCAAACTGGACCAGTACGATTACAAAGGCGCGACCGGTATCGGCGTGTTCATGCTGGTTGTCTCTTTCATCCTGCTGTTGCTGATTAACCTGCTGCAACGGCGCATTCAACCGAAGCTATAA
- a CDS encoding sulfate ABC transporter substrate-binding protein gives MSMRRLGWSLATAALLFSGMASAATELLNVSYDPTREFYQQYNAAFIKHWKETTGETISVKNSHGGSGKQARSVIDGLQADVVTLALAGDIDALNLNQPLIDPKWQARLPDNSTPYTSTIVFLVRKGNPKHIKDWDDLIKPDVQVITPNPKTSGGARWNFLAAWAYAKHLPGGSDESAQKFVTELYKHAPVLDTGARGATISFVQRQLGDVLIAWENEAYLSLKEQGGDQLEIVTPSLSILAEPPVAVVDKVVDRKGTRKQAEAYLNYLYSDEGQRIIAQNFYRPRNAKVAEEFKSQFAPVKLVTIDGEFGGWKSAQPKFFDDGGVFDAIFKQINK, from the coding sequence ATGTCAATGCGTCGTTTGGGATGGTCGCTGGCTACTGCCGCGTTGTTATTTTCCGGTATGGCTTCGGCTGCTACGGAATTGTTAAATGTGTCCTATGACCCGACCCGCGAATTTTACCAGCAATATAACGCGGCGTTTATCAAACACTGGAAAGAGACCACCGGCGAAACCATTTCGGTTAAAAACTCCCACGGCGGTTCCGGCAAGCAGGCGCGGTCCGTGATCGACGGGCTGCAGGCGGATGTCGTGACGCTGGCGCTGGCGGGTGATATCGATGCGCTCAATCTTAATCAGCCGCTGATCGACCCGAAATGGCAAGCGCGCCTGCCGGATAACAGCACGCCTTATACGTCCACCATTGTGTTTCTGGTGCGCAAAGGCAACCCGAAACATATCAAGGACTGGGATGACCTGATTAAACCGGACGTGCAGGTCATTACGCCGAACCCGAAAACCTCCGGCGGCGCGCGCTGGAACTTCCTGGCGGCCTGGGCTTATGCCAAACATTTGCCGGGCGGAAGCGATGAAAGCGCGCAGAAATTCGTGACCGAACTCTATAAGCATGCGCCGGTGCTGGATACCGGTGCGCGCGGCGCGACCATCAGTTTCGTTCAACGCCAGTTGGGCGATGTGCTGATTGCCTGGGAAAACGAGGCGTATCTGTCGCTGAAAGAGCAGGGCGGCGACCAACTGGAAATTGTCACGCCATCCCTGTCCATTCTTGCGGAGCCGCCGGTCGCGGTGGTCGACAAAGTAGTGGATCGCAAAGGGACGCGCAAACAGGCGGAAGCCTATCTGAACTATCTCTACAGTGACGAAGGGCAACGTATCATCGCGCAAAACTTCTATCGTCCGCGCAACGCTAAAGTCGCCGAAGAGTTTAAATCTCAGTTTGCACCGGTGAAGTTGGTGACGATCGATGGCGAGTTTGGCGGCTGGAAAAGCGCACAACCCAAATTCTTCGATGACGGTGGGGTGTTCGACGCCATCTTCAAGCAGATTAATAAATAA
- the gltX gene encoding glutamate--tRNA ligase — MKIKTRFAPSPTGYLHVGGARTALYSWLFARHHGGEFVLRIEDTDLERSTKEAIDAIMDGMNWLNLDWDEGPYYQTKRFDRYNAVIDQMLEKGTAYKCYCSKARLEALREQQMADGDKPRYDGCCRDSHEHHADDEPHVVRFRNPQDGSVIFDDRIRGPIEFSNLELDDLIIRRTDGSPTYNFCVVIDDWDMGITHVIRGEDHINNTPRQINILKALEAPVPEYAHVSMILGDDGKKLSKRHGAVGVMQYRDDGYLPEALLNYLVRLGWAHGDQEIFSIDEMKQLFSLDAVSKSASAFNTEKLQWLNHHYINHLPPEYVATHLSWHIEQAGIDTRTGPQLSELVTLLGERCKTLKEIAESCRYFYEEFAEFDADAAKKHLRPVARQPLELVRSKLAAITDWTPENIHHAIQGTADELQQGMGKVGMPLRVAVTGAGQSPGVDVTVHAIGQSRTLARIDRALAFISEREAQQ; from the coding sequence ATGAAAATCAAAACCCGCTTTGCGCCCAGCCCGACTGGCTATCTTCATGTTGGCGGTGCCCGTACCGCACTGTATTCCTGGTTGTTCGCCCGCCATCATGGCGGCGAGTTTGTTCTGCGTATTGAAGATACCGATCTGGAGCGTTCGACCAAAGAGGCGATTGACGCCATTATGGACGGCATGAATTGGTTGAATCTGGACTGGGATGAAGGCCCGTACTATCAGACCAAACGTTTTGATCGCTACAACGCGGTTATTGACCAGATGCTGGAAAAAGGCACAGCGTATAAATGCTATTGTTCCAAAGCGCGTCTGGAAGCCCTGCGTGAGCAGCAGATGGCTGATGGCGACAAGCCGCGTTATGACGGTTGCTGCCGCGACTCTCACGAGCATCATGCGGATGATGAACCGCATGTGGTGCGTTTTCGTAACCCGCAAGACGGTTCGGTGATCTTTGATGATCGCATCCGTGGCCCTATCGAATTCAGCAACCTTGAACTGGATGACCTGATCATCCGCCGCACCGACGGTTCGCCGACCTATAACTTCTGTGTGGTGATCGATGACTGGGATATGGGCATCACCCACGTTATTCGCGGTGAAGACCATATCAACAACACGCCGCGGCAGATCAATATTCTTAAAGCACTGGAGGCGCCGGTGCCGGAATACGCGCACGTTTCCATGATCCTGGGCGACGACGGTAAGAAACTGTCCAAGCGTCACGGCGCAGTAGGGGTGATGCAGTATCGTGATGACGGCTATCTGCCGGAAGCGTTGCTCAACTATCTGGTACGCCTGGGGTGGGCTCATGGCGATCAGGAAATCTTCTCTATCGATGAGATGAAACAGCTGTTCTCGCTGGATGCCGTCAGTAAATCCGCCAGTGCGTTCAATACCGAGAAGCTGCAGTGGCTGAACCATCACTATATTAATCACCTGCCGCCGGAATATGTGGCGACCCATCTGTCCTGGCATATCGAACAAGCAGGTATCGATACCCGTACTGGCCCGCAGTTGAGCGAGCTGGTGACGTTGCTGGGCGAACGCTGCAAAACTCTGAAAGAAATCGCCGAGTCCTGCCGCTACTTCTATGAAGAGTTCGCCGAGTTTGACGCTGATGCGGCGAAGAAACACCTGCGTCCGGTGGCGCGTCAGCCGCTGGAACTGGTGCGCAGCAAGTTGGCCGCTATCACCGACTGGACGCCGGAAAATATTCACCATGCTATCCAGGGTACTGCTGACGAGTTGCAGCAGGGGATGGGTAAAGTGGGGATGCCGCTGCGTGTGGCGGTAACCGGCGCCGGTCAGTCTCCGGGCGTTGACGTGACGGTGCATGCTATTGGTCAGTCGCGTACGCTGGCGCGCATCGATCGGGCGCTGGCGTTTATCAGCGAGCGTGAAGCTCAGCAGTAA
- the cysW gene encoding sulfate ABC transporter permease subunit CysW: protein MEHSISAPVTARPSSLKRPAAFYVLTTLAWLVFLLILVLPLIMVVTQGLHNGIGAFWNAITEPDAVSALKLTLLATVISVPLNMVFGLAIAWCVTKFEFRGKSLLLALLDLPFSVSPVVTGLMYVLLFGAQSKLYPFLTEHNLEIVYAVPGIVLATMFVTLPYVARELIPLMEQQGSQEEEAARLLGANGWQMFWHITLPNVKWALIYGVVLCTARAMGEFGAVSVVSGHIRGLTNTLPLHIEILYNEYNIVAAFSVAILLLVMSLVVLLLRQWSEAHLSKQQEKQQELAGNEH, encoded by the coding sequence ATGGAACACAGTATTTCTGCGCCTGTGACGGCGCGTCCGTCCTCCCTCAAACGCCCGGCCGCCTTTTATGTGCTCACCACGCTGGCGTGGTTGGTGTTTTTACTGATTCTGGTGCTGCCGTTGATCATGGTGGTGACCCAGGGGTTGCATAACGGTATTGGCGCGTTCTGGAATGCGATCACCGAACCGGATGCGGTGTCTGCGCTCAAGCTGACGCTACTGGCGACGGTTATTTCAGTGCCGCTGAATATGGTATTCGGGCTGGCGATCGCCTGGTGCGTGACCAAGTTTGAATTTCGTGGCAAATCGCTGCTGCTGGCATTGCTGGACTTGCCGTTTTCCGTGTCGCCGGTGGTAACCGGCCTGATGTATGTGCTGCTGTTTGGCGCCCAGAGCAAGCTGTATCCGTTCCTGACCGAACATAATCTGGAAATCGTCTATGCCGTGCCCGGCATCGTGCTGGCGACCATGTTTGTCACCCTGCCGTATGTGGCGCGCGAACTGATTCCGCTGATGGAGCAACAGGGCAGCCAGGAAGAGGAGGCGGCCAGATTACTGGGTGCGAACGGCTGGCAGATGTTCTGGCACATCACATTGCCGAATGTGAAATGGGCGCTGATTTACGGCGTGGTGCTGTGCACCGCCCGCGCTATGGGTGAGTTTGGCGCCGTGTCGGTGGTGTCCGGTCATATTCGCGGCCTGACCAATACCTTGCCGCTGCATATCGAGATTCTCTACAACGAATACAACATCGTCGCTGCGTTCAGCGTGGCGATTCTGCTGCTGGTGATGTCGCTGGTGGTGCTGTTGCTGCGCCAGTGGAGCGAAGCGCATTTGTCGAAACAACAAGAGAAACAACAGGAGCTGGCCGGTAATGAGCATTGA
- a CDS encoding DoxX family protein, with amino-acid sequence MIAKTNKFFTGLTDHPDGGKLLLRLTVGILLLFHGVAKIENGVGWIAGMLAQHGLPGFIAYGAYIGEVLAPILIILGVLTRISAAVVAFNLLIATLLVTMGKLFTITNVGAWGLEGEAFYFLCSLVIVLVGSGRYSVVSNEDYR; translated from the coding sequence ATGATAGCTAAAACCAATAAATTCTTTACCGGTTTAACCGACCATCCTGATGGCGGCAAACTGTTGTTGCGTTTGACCGTCGGTATTCTGCTGCTGTTCCACGGCGTCGCTAAAATCGAAAACGGCGTGGGTTGGATCGCCGGCATGCTGGCGCAACATGGCCTGCCCGGCTTTATCGCCTACGGCGCCTACATTGGCGAAGTGCTGGCTCCCATCCTGATTATTCTCGGCGTATTGACCCGTATTTCTGCCGCAGTGGTGGCATTTAACCTGCTGATCGCGACACTGCTGGTCACCATGGGCAAATTATTCACCATCACCAATGTGGGTGCATGGGGACTGGAAGGGGAAGCGTTCTATTTCCTGTGCAGTCTGGTGATTGTGCTGGTGGGTAGCGGCCGTTACTCCGTGGTCTCTAACGAAGACTACCGTTAA
- a CDS encoding CdaR family transcriptional regulator, translating into MASYHLNNKLAQEIVARTMKIIDSNINVMDARGRIIGSGDRERIGELHEGALLVLSQGRVVDIDDAVARHLHGVRPGINLPLKIDGEIVGVIGLTGNPGQLRQYGELVCMTAEMMLEQARLLHMLAQDSRLREELVLNLIRTDDLSPALMEWAQRLGIDLNQPRVAAVVEVDSGQLGVDSAMAELQQLQTLLTTPERNNLIAIVSLTEMVVLKPALNNHGRWDAEEHRRRVDTLLSRMEESSRLRVRVALGNYFNGPGSIARSYRTARTTMSVGKQRMPAQRSYFYQDLMLPVLLDSLRGGWQANELVRPLARLKAMDSNGLLRRTLNAWFRNNVQPGATAKALFVHRNTLEYRLNRISELTGLDLGNFDDRLLLYVALQLDEEQ; encoded by the coding sequence ATGGCGTCATACCACCTGAATAACAAACTGGCACAGGAGATCGTCGCACGCACCATGAAAATCATTGATAGTAATATCAATGTGATGGATGCCCGTGGGCGGATTATTGGCAGTGGTGACCGGGAGCGTATTGGAGAATTGCATGAAGGTGCGCTGCTGGTGCTGTCGCAGGGACGAGTGGTAGACATTGATGATGCGGTGGCGCGCCATCTGCACGGTGTCCGGCCGGGCATCAACCTGCCGCTGAAGATCGACGGCGAAATCGTCGGCGTGATTGGCCTGACCGGCAACCCCGGTCAGTTGCGCCAGTACGGCGAACTGGTGTGCATGACGGCCGAGATGATGCTGGAGCAGGCGCGATTACTGCACATGCTGGCGCAGGACAGCCGTTTGCGGGAAGAACTGGTGCTGAACCTGATCCGCACCGATGATCTGTCGCCGGCGCTGATGGAATGGGCGCAGCGCCTCGGCATCGATCTCAATCAGCCGCGTGTGGCGGCGGTGGTGGAGGTCGACAGCGGTCAACTGGGGGTGGACAGCGCTATGGCTGAACTCCAGCAATTGCAGACGTTGCTGACGACGCCGGAGCGCAACAATCTGATTGCGATTGTCTCGCTGACGGAGATGGTGGTGCTGAAACCGGCATTGAACAACCACGGCCGCTGGGATGCGGAGGAGCATCGTCGCCGCGTCGACACGCTGTTGTCGCGTATGGAAGAGAGCAGCCGGCTGCGAGTGCGGGTGGCGTTGGGCAACTATTTCAACGGTCCCGGTAGCATTGCGCGTTCCTATCGTACCGCCCGCACCACCATGAGCGTCGGCAAACAGCGCATGCCGGCGCAGCGCAGTTATTTCTATCAGGATCTGATGCTGCCGGTGTTGCTCGATAGCCTACGCGGCGGCTGGCAGGCCAACGAACTGGTGCGCCCGCTGGCCAGGCTGAAGGCGATGGACAGCAATGGTCTGCTGCGTCGTACCCTTAACGCCTGGTTTCGCAACAATGTGCAGCCGGGGGCGACCGCCAAGGCGCTATTTGTGCATCGCAATACGCTGGAATACCGGTTAAACCGTATATCCGAACTGACCGGACTGGATCTAGGCAACTTTGACGATCGGCTGTTACTGTACGTCGCGCTGCAACTGGATGAAGAACAGTAA
- the degP gene encoding serine endoprotease DegP — protein MKRKSLMLSALALSLAMAVGTLPGTAAAAESVSASGAQLPSLAPMLEKVMPSVVNISVEGHTTASRGASVPPQMQPFFGENSPFCQEGSPFQSSPMCQGEDEDDEGEGEGAPQQAFQALGAGVVINAAKGYVVTNNHVVENADKIQVRLNDGRKFDAKVIGKDPRSDVALIQLKDFRNLTEIKMADSDQLRVGDYAVAIGNPYGLGETATSGIISALGRSGLNIENYEDFIQTDAAINRGNSGGALVNLNGELIGLNTAILAPGGGNIGIGFAIPSNIVKNLVSQIVEYGEVKRGELGILGTELNSDIAKAMKVDAQRGAFVSQVQPDSAAARAGIKAGDVIVSMNGKPISSFSALRAQIGSLPVGSKLTLGLIREGKPVSVEVTLQQSTQSQVSSGNLNSAIEGAELSNTQVNGQKGIKVDKVKPDSAAAKIGLKPDDIILGVNQQPVENIGELRKIIDSKPPVLALSIRRGNSDLYLLIQ, from the coding sequence ATGAAAAGAAAATCATTGATGCTGAGCGCGCTGGCGTTGAGTCTGGCGATGGCCGTGGGGACGTTGCCTGGCACCGCCGCTGCCGCAGAGTCGGTGTCTGCGTCCGGCGCACAGTTGCCCAGCCTGGCGCCGATGCTGGAAAAGGTGATGCCATCGGTGGTCAATATTTCGGTTGAAGGGCATACCACCGCCAGTCGTGGCGCCAGTGTGCCGCCGCAAATGCAGCCTTTCTTCGGCGAAAACTCGCCTTTCTGTCAGGAAGGATCGCCTTTCCAGTCTTCGCCGATGTGTCAGGGTGAAGACGAGGATGACGAGGGCGAAGGGGAAGGCGCGCCGCAGCAGGCGTTTCAGGCGTTGGGCGCCGGGGTCGTTATCAATGCGGCCAAAGGGTATGTGGTAACCAACAACCACGTAGTGGAAAATGCCGACAAGATTCAGGTTCGCCTCAATGACGGCCGTAAGTTCGACGCCAAAGTGATTGGCAAGGATCCGCGCTCGGATGTGGCGCTGATCCAATTGAAGGATTTCCGTAACCTGACCGAGATTAAGATGGCGGATTCCGATCAACTGCGCGTGGGGGATTACGCGGTGGCGATCGGCAACCCTTATGGTTTGGGGGAAACTGCCACCTCTGGGATTATCTCCGCGCTGGGCCGCAGCGGGCTGAACATTGAAAACTATGAAGACTTTATCCAGACCGACGCCGCCATCAACCGCGGTAACTCCGGCGGCGCGTTGGTCAACCTGAATGGCGAGTTGATTGGCCTGAATACTGCTATCCTCGCGCCGGGCGGCGGCAACATCGGCATCGGTTTCGCTATTCCCAGTAATATCGTGAAAAACCTGGTCAGCCAGATTGTCGAATACGGCGAGGTCAAACGCGGTGAACTGGGGATTTTGGGCACTGAGCTGAATTCTGATATCGCTAAGGCCATGAAAGTGGATGCGCAGCGCGGGGCCTTCGTTAGCCAGGTGCAGCCGGATTCCGCCGCCGCCAGAGCCGGTATCAAGGCCGGTGATGTGATTGTGTCGATGAATGGCAAGCCCATCAGCAGTTTCTCCGCGCTGCGCGCCCAAATCGGTTCGTTGCCGGTGGGCAGCAAACTGACGTTGGGGCTGATTCGCGAGGGCAAACCGGTATCGGTGGAGGTGACCCTGCAACAGAGCACGCAGTCGCAGGTGTCATCCGGTAACCTGAATTCCGCGATTGAAGGGGCGGAGTTGAGCAATACCCAGGTCAACGGTCAGAAAGGCATCAAGGTTGATAAAGTGAAACCGGATTCTGCGGCGGCGAAAATCGGCCTGAAACCGGATGATATCATCCTCGGTGTGAACCAGCAGCCGGTAGAAAATATTGGTGAACTGCGCAAAATCATCGACAGTAAACCGCCTGTGCTGGCGCTGAGCATCCGACGCGGCAACAGCGATCTCTACTTGTTGATTCAATAA
- the dgt gene encoding dGTPase, translating to MSDIDFSKKISFQRPFSKPKDKKDAYAIEREFESDRGRIINSAAIRRLQQKTQVFPLERNAAVRSRLTHSMEVQQVGRYIAKEIFRQLRKSGQWEALGLEPLETPFESLVEMACLMHDIGNPPFGHFGEAAINNWFSQRLSPGSQPGEAQPDPCLVPCLRLKAEDGAELNALRDRIRHDLSNFEGNAQAIRLVHSLLKLNLTYAQIGCILKYTKPAYWAQPIPSAYNYLMKKVGFYLSEEAFVQQLRGELNMAEFHRHPLTYIMEAADDISYCIADLEDAVEKKIITYQQLYDRLGEAWGARAEKDVFSRTVDLAYEERQHLPGRSESDQFFMKLRVNTVNTMVRYATRRFIENLPAIYDGSFNHSLLEESKDDYGRLLKIFKDIARKFVFNHHEVEQLELQGDRIISGLLEIYSPLLNMPYGDFCQLVTDDTHKRYPIETRLYHKLSSKHCHAYREATRALPPLPDAELEVWEYYYRARLILDYISGMTDLYAYDEYRRLMAVD from the coding sequence ATGTCTGATATCGATTTTTCGAAGAAAATCAGTTTTCAGCGGCCTTTTAGTAAACCGAAAGATAAAAAGGATGCCTATGCTATCGAGAGGGAATTCGAAAGCGACCGCGGGCGTATTATCAATTCCGCTGCCATTCGCCGGCTACAGCAAAAAACCCAGGTCTTCCCGCTGGAACGCAACGCCGCCGTGCGTTCCCGCCTGACGCATTCTATGGAGGTGCAGCAGGTTGGGCGTTATATCGCCAAGGAGATTTTCCGCCAGCTGCGTAAAAGCGGGCAATGGGAGGCGCTGGGGCTGGAGCCGCTGGAAACGCCGTTCGAGAGTCTGGTCGAAATGGCCTGCCTGATGCATGACATCGGCAATCCGCCGTTCGGGCATTTCGGCGAAGCGGCGATCAATAACTGGTTCAGCCAGCGCCTGTCGCCGGGAAGCCAGCCCGGTGAAGCGCAGCCCGACCCTTGCCTGGTGCCGTGCCTGAGGCTGAAGGCGGAAGACGGGGCGGAGCTGAACGCGCTGCGCGATCGCATCCGTCATGACCTGAGTAACTTCGAAGGCAATGCTCAGGCGATTCGGCTGGTGCATTCGCTGCTGAAGCTCAACCTGACCTACGCCCAGATCGGCTGTATTTTGAAATACACCAAACCGGCTTATTGGGCGCAGCCAATCCCGTCTGCTTACAACTACCTGATGAAAAAGGTCGGGTTTTATCTGTCGGAAGAGGCATTTGTTCAGCAGTTGCGCGGCGAACTGAACATGGCGGAGTTTCACCGCCACCCGCTGACGTACATCATGGAGGCGGCGGATGATATTTCTTACTGCATTGCCGATCTGGAAGATGCGGTAGAAAAGAAGATCATCACCTATCAGCAACTCTACGATCGTTTGGGGGAGGCCTGGGGCGCCCGCGCGGAAAAAGACGTGTTCAGCCGCACTGTCGATTTGGCGTATGAAGAGCGCCAGCATTTGCCGGGGCGTAGCGAAAGCGATCAGTTTTTCATGAAACTGCGGGTGAATACCGTCAACACGATGGTGCGGTATGCGACGCGACGTTTTATCGAGAATCTGCCGGCGATTTATGACGGCAGCTTTAACCATTCGCTGCTGGAGGAGAGCAAGGACGACTACGGGCGATTATTAAAGATCTTTAAAGATATCGCCAGAAAGTTCGTGTTTAATCATCACGAGGTCGAACAGCTGGAACTGCAGGGCGATCGCATTATCAGCGGCCTGCTGGAGATCTACAGCCCGCTGCTGAACATGCCGTACGGCGATTTTTGCCAACTGGTGACTGACGATACCCATAAGCGCTATCCGATCGAAACCCGGTTGTACCACAAGCTCTCCAGCAAGCATTGCCACGCTTACCGTGAGGCGACTCGCGCCTTGCCGCCATTACCCGACGCCGAACTGGAGGTGTGGGAGTATTACTACCGCGCCCGGCTGATTCTCGATTACATCAGCGGTATGACCGACTTATACGCCTATGATGAATACCGTCGGCTGATGGCGGTGGATTGA